A region of Chlamydia crocodili DNA encodes the following proteins:
- a CDS encoding RsmB/NOP family class I SAM-dependent RNA methyltransferase, with product MVPFRLHHLYTLLNELYTTPIGEVNRVALYFKQHRSLGSKDRQWMSTRIFAILRHRRLLEALIQQDNQEVTPETLVAKVEEGALDDIEKYQDLPWPVRYSVSDDLADCLIEDYGQERAKELSAIFLQEAPCAIRVNTRRTSIEDLQKRLEYPSELGSVPGSLRFDKRYPLQHSAAFHRGLFEVQDESSQKITLDIPISKKDRVLDFCAGAGGKSLIFAERAHHVVLHDSRKDVLEEAKQRLRRAGVRNFSIGEQHLRRNSFSIVVVDAPCTGTGVFRRQPEKKSQFSKKLLTTFSRVQRKILREAMNYVKPGGKLIYITCSLLSEENEKQVAFMKSLGWEEERHTHTALSAESGDGFFAAHFVRKSNKASE from the coding sequence ATGGTTCCTTTTCGTCTACATCATTTATACACATTACTTAATGAGCTTTACACCACACCTATTGGTGAGGTAAATCGTGTAGCTCTCTATTTTAAACAGCATCGTTCTTTAGGCTCTAAGGATCGTCAATGGATGAGTACGCGTATTTTTGCTATCCTTCGTCATCGACGGTTATTGGAGGCACTTATCCAACAAGATAATCAGGAAGTTACCCCCGAGACTTTAGTAGCTAAAGTTGAAGAAGGAGCTTTGGACGATATTGAGAAATATCAGGATCTTCCTTGGCCTGTACGTTATTCCGTATCTGATGATCTTGCTGATTGCCTAATTGAAGATTATGGTCAAGAAAGAGCCAAGGAACTCTCTGCGATTTTTCTTCAGGAAGCTCCTTGTGCTATTCGTGTGAATACACGACGAACTTCTATAGAAGATCTTCAAAAGCGTTTAGAATACCCCAGTGAGCTAGGATCTGTTCCAGGTTCTTTACGTTTTGATAAGCGTTATCCTCTGCAACACAGCGCAGCTTTTCATCGCGGCCTATTTGAAGTTCAAGATGAATCGTCTCAGAAAATTACTTTAGACATCCCTATAAGTAAAAAAGATCGTGTTCTAGATTTTTGTGCAGGAGCTGGCGGGAAAAGTCTGATTTTTGCTGAGAGAGCACATCACGTTGTTTTACATGATAGCCGTAAGGACGTTTTGGAAGAAGCGAAACAACGTTTGCGTAGGGCAGGAGTAAGAAACTTTTCTATAGGAGAGCAACATCTAAGGAGAAATAGCTTTTCTATCGTTGTTGTTGATGCTCCTTGTACAGGAACAGGGGTGTTTCGACGGCAGCCTGAAAAGAAAAGTCAATTTTCTAAAAAACTTCTCACTACATTCTCAAGGGTACAAAGAAAGATTCTTAGAGAAGCTATGAATTACGTAAAACCTGGTGGGAAGCTCATCTACATTACCTGCTCTCTACTTTCAGAAGAAAATGAAAAGCAAGTTGCTTTCATGAAATCTTTAGGATGGGAAGAAGAACGTCATACGCACACTGCATTATCAGCAGAGAGTGGAGACGGTTTTTTTGCTGCCCACTTTGTTCGCAAAAGCAATAAGGCTTCTGAATAG
- a CDS encoding TmeB family type III secretion system effector — protein MGSPISGGGGAEPPWKDLFTEKDSSIEGEGEDVDLEDRISDHVGSILDEQQAEHGIPETNASEGMNSDLQGRIHSEPQEGFFKNILTRIRNAVHRLWYNRLGSPRFVRRENFSRSYADLFTDTDLPATTVAEAKAAPAATVGCCASIRQFFVKAFRKMCCCIARRCAESSIDFCGADPEGPEGTMALALMLRMACKWSSQKEFLYKSQNKGIDAFIAMGTAPIASTVEATAVLTSFEDILKGERVQDPVATVRGITKLSSFAYDETINCSGAIKTLQEADTDYDYTLILDLATRLDNLANKGYEEATIVRQILSSLRYTHTSLMGEYLNLWGDESSRTSQQIPINYDLVVTIVENNLPSLEESYRDNREQYEKKLNDIIREFFFSYETRASRLRRLYQGNIENPQDIVDEDRGQ, from the coding sequence ATGGGATCGCCAATTTCAGGTGGTGGAGGCGCTGAGCCTCCATGGAAAGATCTATTTACAGAAAAGGATTCTTCGATAGAGGGCGAAGGTGAGGATGTTGATTTAGAAGATCGTATTTCTGATCATGTTGGCTCTATTTTGGATGAACAACAGGCAGAGCATGGGATTCCTGAAACTAATGCTTCCGAGGGAATGAATAGCGATCTTCAAGGTAGAATACATTCAGAACCACAAGAAGGTTTCTTTAAAAATATACTTACTAGGATTCGTAACGCAGTCCATAGATTATGGTATAACAGATTAGGATCTCCTCGTTTTGTAAGACGCGAGAACTTTTCTAGAAGTTATGCAGATCTTTTTACAGACACAGATCTACCCGCAACAACTGTTGCTGAAGCTAAAGCAGCCCCAGCAGCCACAGTAGGATGTTGCGCATCTATAAGACAATTCTTTGTAAAAGCGTTTAGAAAAATGTGTTGTTGCATTGCTAGAAGATGCGCAGAGTCTTCTATAGATTTTTGTGGTGCAGATCCTGAAGGCCCTGAGGGTACTATGGCACTCGCGTTAATGCTACGCATGGCGTGCAAATGGTCTTCGCAAAAAGAATTTCTTTATAAATCGCAAAACAAGGGGATAGATGCCTTTATAGCTATGGGAACAGCTCCCATTGCAAGTACTGTAGAAGCAACAGCTGTCTTAACATCTTTTGAAGATATTCTAAAAGGAGAGAGAGTGCAAGATCCTGTAGCAACAGTTCGGGGTATCACAAAACTTTCTTCTTTCGCTTATGATGAAACAATTAACTGTAGTGGAGCTATAAAAACTCTCCAAGAAGCTGATACTGATTACGATTACACACTTATATTAGATTTAGCCACGCGGCTTGATAATCTCGCGAATAAGGGATATGAAGAAGCTACTATAGTTAGACAGATTCTCTCATCTTTGCGTTATACACATACAAGTTTGATGGGAGAATATCTCAATTTATGGGGAGATGAATCTTCTCGAACAAGTCAGCAAATCCCTATAAATTATGATTTAGTAGTGACTATTGTTGAAAATAACTTACCCTCTTTAGAAGAATCGTATCGTGATAATCGTGAGCAATATGAAAAAAAACTTAATGATATAATACGGGAATTTTTCTTTTCCTATGAGACGAGAGCATCTAGGTTAAGAAGATTGTATCAAGGCAATATAGAAAATCCTCAAGATATAGTAGATGAAGATAGAGGACAATAA
- a CDS encoding D-alanyl-D-alanine carboxypeptidase family protein has product MIRVFSRSGLIAFFAVIFMIPSYADISFPEIRGNAVAIIQSETGKVLYAKDIDKRIYPASMTKVATALFILRKHPDILNRFITVKQDAIASITPQAKKQSGYRSPPHWLETDGVTIQLQNKEEVSGWDLFHALLIYSANDAANTLAMACSGSVTEFMKQLNSFLQELGCSHTHFNNPHGLHHPNHYTTARDLTSIMREGLKEPLFRQVIRTTSYKMAATNLSQERVLNLTNKLILPGSTYYYPPALGGKTGTTKDAGKNLIFAAKKHGRFIITIAAGYPAMGDLYEDVIALCEGIFNEPALRRYLILPTEKYALRLGLLGKISIPLPNGVYYDFYASEGEEPRTISFVPHATKLPIQKGDLLGHWVFRNLSGERVRAEPLYAPDTIHPSIIQKICLYAKRIVTSYRTYIILTLALLYYRKTRVHRRKSSRYYL; this is encoded by the coding sequence ATGATAAGAGTTTTTTCCAGATCTGGACTGATTGCTTTTTTTGCAGTCATCTTTATGATTCCTTCATATGCAGATATATCTTTTCCCGAAATACGAGGAAATGCCGTAGCCATCATTCAATCTGAAACTGGCAAGGTGCTTTATGCTAAGGACATAGACAAAAGAATTTATCCTGCAAGCATGACAAAGGTTGCCACAGCGCTGTTTATCTTAAGAAAACATCCCGATATTTTGAATCGCTTCATTACTGTAAAACAAGATGCTATCGCTTCGATTACCCCTCAGGCTAAAAAACAATCGGGCTATCGGAGCCCTCCACATTGGCTAGAAACCGATGGTGTAACAATACAACTGCAAAATAAAGAGGAAGTCTCAGGATGGGATCTATTTCATGCGTTACTGATCTATTCGGCTAACGATGCTGCTAACACCCTTGCAATGGCTTGCTCAGGATCTGTAACCGAATTTATGAAGCAATTGAATAGCTTCCTACAAGAGTTAGGTTGCTCTCATACGCATTTTAATAACCCTCACGGCTTACATCACCCTAATCACTACACAACAGCTCGGGATTTAACCTCTATTATGCGTGAGGGTCTAAAAGAACCTTTATTTCGTCAGGTTATTCGCACTACCAGTTATAAAATGGCCGCGACAAATTTGAGCCAGGAGAGAGTCTTAAATCTTACAAATAAACTCATTCTTCCTGGATCTACCTACTATTATCCTCCCGCGTTAGGGGGGAAAACAGGAACAACAAAAGATGCAGGGAAAAATCTTATCTTTGCAGCGAAAAAACACGGTCGCTTTATTATCACTATAGCCGCCGGTTATCCTGCCATGGGGGATCTCTATGAAGATGTCATAGCTTTATGTGAAGGGATTTTCAATGAACCCGCTTTACGAAGGTATCTCATTCTCCCAACAGAAAAATATGCCTTACGTTTAGGACTTTTAGGGAAAATTTCTATTCCTTTACCTAATGGTGTCTATTATGACTTCTATGCCTCTGAGGGAGAAGAACCTCGAACAATCTCTTTTGTTCCTCATGCAACAAAGCTTCCCATTCAAAAGGGAGATCTTCTTGGTCATTGGGTATTTCGTAATCTCTCTGGGGAAAGAGTTCGTGCTGAACCCCTTTATGCACCTGATACGATTCATCCTTCTATTATCCAAAAAATTTGTTTGTACGCTAAGCGTATAGTCACTTCGTACAGAACGTATATCATTTTAACGTTAGCGCTTCTGTATTATAGGAAAACACGTGTGCATCGTAGAAAATCATCTCGGTATTACCTATGA